The Actinomycetota bacterium genome includes a region encoding these proteins:
- a CDS encoding MFS transporter, with amino-acid sequence MGDEGSGGERPEGRTPSRPERSRARHVLSRIALDLSPLRTSRDFRLLWSGELISETGYQIALVAVYVQVYELTGSPAAVGLIGLVSLVPQLIGAVLVSAIVDAVDRRKLLVYSQVGMSIAAGLLLLGAVMDRPPLALIYGAVGFGAVFSAIDSPTRIAMVPRLVGREELPAALALNQVMWNGTTIVGPAIGGIVIAQFGLDWAYGIDLISYGATLGVAALMRPVPPEHEDGRQPAVGLAAVREGLTYLKGRRVIQSTFTFDLIAMIFGMPRALFPVIAVTQFGGGAEIVGLLLAAPAAGALAGSLTAGWVGSVRRQGLAVIWAVVAWGACIALFGLVGQLWLALVFLALAGWADMISALFRNTILQLSVPDSLRGRMSSIHVLVVSGGPRLGDLEAGLVAQAFTAQVSIVSGGLLCIAGAAIIAIFVPGFRRYRTGGPDGLAERTDAVG; translated from the coding sequence GTGGGAGACGAAGGATCCGGAGGTGAGCGGCCGGAGGGCCGCACGCCCTCCCGACCGGAACGGTCCCGCGCTCGGCACGTTCTTTCCAGGATCGCCCTCGACCTGAGCCCGCTGCGCACCTCGCGCGACTTCCGATTGCTCTGGTCCGGTGAACTGATCTCTGAGACGGGCTACCAGATCGCGCTCGTCGCCGTCTACGTCCAGGTGTACGAGCTGACCGGATCACCGGCCGCTGTCGGCTTGATCGGTCTCGTTTCCCTTGTCCCCCAGCTGATCGGTGCGGTGCTCGTCAGCGCGATCGTCGACGCCGTCGACCGCCGCAAGCTGCTCGTCTACTCGCAGGTGGGGATGTCGATCGCCGCGGGGCTGCTCCTGTTGGGCGCCGTGATGGACCGACCTCCCTTGGCGCTGATCTACGGCGCCGTCGGTTTCGGAGCGGTGTTCTCCGCGATCGACTCGCCCACGAGGATCGCGATGGTCCCCCGGCTCGTCGGCCGCGAGGAGCTGCCCGCGGCGCTCGCGCTGAACCAGGTGATGTGGAACGGCACGACGATCGTAGGTCCCGCGATCGGCGGGATCGTGATCGCGCAGTTCGGTCTCGACTGGGCGTATGGGATCGACCTGATCAGCTACGGAGCGACGCTCGGCGTGGCGGCCCTGATGCGGCCCGTGCCGCCGGAACACGAGGACGGTCGTCAACCCGCCGTCGGGCTGGCTGCGGTCCGCGAGGGTCTCACGTACCTGAAGGGCCGACGCGTGATCCAATCGACCTTCACGTTCGACCTGATCGCGATGATCTTCGGGATGCCGCGCGCACTGTTCCCGGTGATCGCGGTCACGCAGTTCGGCGGCGGGGCGGAGATCGTGGGTCTGTTGCTCGCAGCCCCCGCGGCGGGAGCACTCGCCGGTTCCCTCACCGCCGGGTGGGTCGGATCGGTCCGCCGCCAGGGGCTCGCCGTGATCTGGGCGGTGGTTGCGTGGGGCGCCTGCATCGCGCTGTTCGGCCTCGTGGGTCAACTGTGGCTCGCGCTGGTGTTCTTGGCGCTCGCCGGATGGGCAGACATGATCTCCGCGCTGTTCCGCAACACGATCCTGCAGTTGTCGGTGCCCGACTCCCTCCGGGGACGCATGTCCTCGATCCACGTTCTCGTTGTGTCCGGCGGCCCCCGACTCGGCGATCTCGAGGCGGGGTTGGTCGCGCAAGCCTTCACCGCCCAGGTCTCGATCGTATCGGGCGGCCTGCTCTGCATCGCAGGAGCGGCGATCATCGCGATCTTCGTGCCGGGGTTCCGCCGGTATCGGACAGGGGGACCCGACGGCCTTGCCGAGCGGACCGACGCGGTCGGCTGA
- a CDS encoding aminotransferase class I/II-fold pyridoxal phosphate-dependent enzyme: MTKVRPSARASSFTESVIREMTRFAADFDAINLAQGFPDFPSPAELKRAAQQAIEDDVNQYPITWGSESFREALATTYHERYGMTWVDPERHITVTCGATEAMIASMLGVLDPGDEVIVFEPFYENYGPDTILSGAIPRLVSLHRPDWTFDEPALRAAFNDRTRGIVINSPNNPTGKVFSIEELRVVSELCQRWDVVVFTDEIYEHIVYDGYRHIPPATVPGLEDRTVTISAMSKTYAVTGWRVGWVIAPDAIANGIRTVHDFLTVAAAAPLQEAGVAALALPESYYREEAASYQERRDVMMAILDRCGFVAAPPRGAYYVMADVSTLGFGDDVTAAMHFVKELGVAVVPGSSFFSDPAAAVDLVRFAFPKKLETLHEAGRRMLQGST; this comes from the coding sequence ATGACGAAGGTTCGACCCTCCGCCCGGGCGTCCTCCTTCACCGAATCGGTGATCCGGGAGATGACACGGTTCGCGGCCGATTTCGATGCGATCAACCTCGCCCAGGGATTCCCCGATTTCCCCTCCCCGGCCGAACTGAAGCGGGCCGCCCAGCAGGCGATCGAGGACGACGTGAACCAGTACCCGATCACCTGGGGATCGGAGTCGTTCCGCGAGGCCCTCGCCACGACCTACCACGAGCGCTACGGCATGACGTGGGTCGATCCCGAGCGACACATCACCGTCACCTGCGGCGCGACGGAGGCGATGATCGCGTCGATGCTCGGGGTGCTCGACCCCGGGGACGAGGTGATCGTCTTCGAACCTTTCTACGAGAACTACGGGCCGGATACGATCCTGTCGGGCGCCATCCCGCGCCTAGTGTCGCTGCATCGCCCGGACTGGACGTTCGACGAGCCCGCCCTGCGAGCGGCCTTCAACGATCGGACGCGCGGGATCGTCATCAATTCCCCGAACAACCCGACCGGCAAGGTCTTCTCGATCGAGGAGCTCCGGGTCGTCTCGGAACTCTGCCAGCGGTGGGACGTGGTCGTGTTCACCGACGAGATCTACGAGCACATCGTCTACGACGGTTACCGGCACATCCCTCCCGCAACCGTTCCGGGGCTGGAGGACCGCACCGTCACGATCAGTGCGATGTCGAAGACCTACGCCGTCACCGGCTGGCGGGTCGGCTGGGTGATCGCACCGGACGCGATCGCGAACGGGATCCGCACGGTGCACGACTTCCTAACGGTCGCGGCCGCGGCACCTCTCCAGGAGGCCGGGGTCGCCGCACTCGCCCTCCCGGAGTCGTACTACCGAGAGGAGGCGGCGTCCTACCAGGAGCGTCGGGACGTGATGATGGCGATCCTCGACCGATGTGGGTTCGTGGCTGCTCCCCCACGGGGGGCGTACTACGTGATGGCCGACGTCTCCACGCTGGGGTTCGGTGACGACGTCACGGCGGCGATGCACTTCGTCAAGGAGCTCGGTGTTGCCGTCGTACCCGGTTCGTCGTTCTTCTCCGATCCGGCGGCGGCCGTCGACCTCGTGCGATTCGCGTTCCCCAAGAAGCTCGAGACATTGCATGAGGCCGGGCGGCGCATGCTGCAGGGATCGACGTGA
- a CDS encoding alcohol dehydrogenase catalytic domain-containing protein, which yields MRIRSVGICGTDQKIFHGAIPVGYPRVMGHELSGEVAVAPPGSGVSVGSRVLVDPGITCGTCRQCREGRGNICTRGWLIGRDRDGGLREVLDVPATNLHTLPPSLDHDVAPLLQVLATCVHAQQRSPVAAGESVVIVGLGVTGLLHLQLAKHRGASPVVCVTRNEAKLELARRLGADVTVRAGESGGSDRVAGATGGGADLVIECAGTVATLASAIEVARIGGRILSYGTISEVEGALPFYDLYYKELAITNARSALAADFPAAITAVAERHVQLAPLVSHRFELDEVEEAIRVGGEGGSLKVLIEV from the coding sequence GTGCGGATCCGCTCGGTCGGCATCTGTGGCACCGACCAGAAGATCTTCCACGGCGCGATCCCCGTGGGCTACCCCCGCGTCATGGGCCACGAGCTCTCGGGAGAAGTGGCGGTCGCCCCTCCGGGATCCGGTGTGTCCGTCGGTTCGCGAGTGCTGGTCGACCCGGGGATCACGTGTGGAACCTGCCGCCAGTGTCGCGAGGGTCGTGGCAACATCTGCACCCGCGGATGGCTCATCGGCCGGGACCGCGATGGAGGGCTCCGCGAGGTGCTCGACGTTCCCGCGACCAATCTGCACACGCTTCCCCCGTCCCTCGATCACGACGTCGCCCCTCTGTTGCAGGTGCTGGCGACCTGCGTGCACGCACAGCAACGCTCACCGGTGGCTGCCGGAGAGTCCGTCGTGATCGTGGGACTGGGCGTCACGGGGCTGCTGCACCTCCAGCTCGCGAAGCACCGAGGTGCCTCGCCGGTCGTCTGTGTCACGCGGAACGAAGCCAAACTCGAGCTCGCCCGCCGGCTGGGAGCCGACGTCACCGTGCGTGCCGGCGAGAGCGGCGGATCGGATCGGGTCGCCGGCGCGACCGGTGGGGGCGCAGATCTGGTGATCGAGTGCGCCGGCACCGTCGCGACGCTGGCGAGCGCGATCGAGGTCGCCCGGATCGGTGGACGGATCCTCTCCTACGGGACGATCTCGGAGGTGGAGGGCGCACTTCCCTTCTACGACCTGTACTACAAGGAGCTCGCGATCACGAACGCCCGGTCCGCGCTCGCGGCGGACTTCCCCGCCGCGATCACCGCGGTTGCCGAGCGGCACGTCCAGCTCGCTCCTCTCGTCTCCCACAGGTTCGAGCTCGACGAGGTCGAGGAGGCGATCCGCGTCGGGGGCGAAGGCGGATCGCTCAAGGTCCTGATCGAGGTCTGA
- a CDS encoding zinc-binding dehydrogenase, with protein MAVTAYGDPLTLLDLPEPDLPPGFALLDVLASGVCFTDVKIARGRMPSSADLALPHVPGHEVCAAVVGTNPPGVLATGTRAIVYQYWSCGRCPACRRGHDAMCSSLEGWMGFRDPGGFEERLIAPVDRLIPVPTSVDPIHAAPMSCALGTAYRSVVTRGGVRAANRVAVIGLGGVGIHAAQVAIASGAHVVGFDVHDPTLTRAGELGIDARRSDDAEAIAATIDETGGEGVDVVIETVAHEATLSLANALVRKGGRIVAVGHAPTTALTLPTVRLVLDEVEIVGSRYASLDEMHRAVALVADGRVRPVVGLVRPLEEVNEVLEALESGEVVGRAVLDVSSGS; from the coding sequence ATGGCCGTTACCGCGTACGGGGATCCGCTCACCTTGCTCGATCTGCCCGAGCCCGACCTCCCTCCCGGCTTCGCGCTGCTCGACGTGCTCGCATCCGGTGTCTGCTTCACGGACGTGAAGATCGCGCGGGGACGCATGCCGTCCAGCGCCGACCTCGCACTCCCCCACGTTCCCGGACACGAGGTGTGCGCAGCCGTCGTCGGAACCAACCCACCGGGCGTGCTCGCGACCGGGACGCGCGCGATCGTGTACCAGTACTGGTCGTGCGGGCGGTGCCCGGCCTGCCGACGCGGACACGACGCGATGTGCTCGTCGCTCGAGGGGTGGATGGGGTTCCGCGACCCGGGCGGGTTCGAGGAGCGCCTGATCGCCCCCGTCGATCGGCTGATCCCGGTGCCGACGTCGGTCGACCCGATCCACGCTGCCCCGATGTCGTGCGCGCTCGGGACCGCCTACCGATCGGTCGTCACCCGTGGCGGGGTGCGTGCGGCGAACCGTGTCGCGGTCATCGGCCTCGGAGGTGTCGGGATCCACGCCGCGCAGGTGGCGATCGCGTCAGGGGCCCACGTCGTGGGATTCGACGTCCACGACCCCACGCTCACGCGGGCAGGTGAGCTCGGCATCGACGCCCGACGCAGCGACGATGCGGAGGCCATCGCGGCGACGATCGACGAAACGGGAGGCGAGGGGGTCGACGTGGTGATCGAGACCGTCGCCCATGAGGCTACGCTGTCGCTCGCGAACGCCCTCGTCCGGAAGGGGGGACGGATCGTCGCCGTCGGACACGCGCCCACGACAGCACTCACCCTCCCAACGGTCCGTCTCGTCCTCGACGAGGTCGAGATCGTGGGTTCCCGCTACGCATCCCTCGACGAGATGCACCGGGCGGTCGCGCTCGTCGCCGACGGCAGGGTCCGTCCCGTGGTCGGCCTCGTCCGGCCCCTCGAAGAGGTCAACGAGGTCCTCGAAGCCCTTGAGTCCGGCGAGGTCGTCGGGAGGGCGGTTCTCGACGTCTCGAGTGGGTCCTAG
- a CDS encoding C-terminal binding protein produces the protein MAVVAVTDHVFTDLDRERALLEAAGHELRFERNATTPDEVRAAVAGADAILNCYTVIPAEVIRELEACRVIARYGIGLDTIDLDAATARGIVVTNVPDYCVDEVSDHALALMLALARGVARLDRSVRGGSWTPSDARPLHRLRGRTLGLIGFGKIATTLAAKCGSLGLAVAVYDPFVPDDVVRAAGGEPLPLEALLADADIVSLHAPLTEQTRHLIGDTELAIMKPGAFLINTSRGPLIDHDALDAALETGRLGGVGLDVLETEPPAADDPLLRRDNVIVTPHAAFYSEESVAELQRKAAEQVVAVLAGQAPPYAVNAAALAERRG, from the coding sequence ATGGCAGTAGTCGCCGTCACCGATCACGTCTTCACCGATCTCGACCGCGAGCGTGCGCTCTTGGAGGCGGCCGGCCACGAACTGCGATTCGAACGGAACGCCACGACGCCCGACGAGGTCCGAGCTGCCGTCGCGGGGGCAGATGCGATCCTGAACTGCTACACGGTGATCCCGGCCGAGGTGATCCGGGAGCTCGAGGCGTGCCGGGTGATCGCGCGCTACGGGATCGGCCTGGACACGATCGACCTCGACGCGGCGACTGCCAGAGGGATCGTCGTCACGAACGTCCCCGACTACTGTGTCGACGAGGTCTCGGACCATGCGCTCGCGCTGATGCTCGCGCTCGCCCGAGGGGTCGCGCGCCTCGATCGAAGCGTGCGCGGCGGTTCGTGGACACCCTCGGACGCGCGTCCGCTCCATCGGTTGCGGGGTCGGACGCTGGGGCTGATCGGGTTCGGGAAGATCGCCACGACGCTGGCTGCGAAGTGCGGTTCGCTCGGGTTAGCGGTCGCCGTGTACGACCCCTTCGTGCCCGACGATGTGGTACGGGCCGCAGGCGGCGAACCCCTGCCCCTCGAGGCGTTGCTGGCGGACGCCGACATCGTCTCGCTCCATGCACCTCTCACGGAACAGACGCGACATCTGATCGGGGACACGGAACTGGCGATCATGAAGCCCGGGGCGTTCCTGATCAACACTTCACGTGGTCCATTGATCGACCACGATGCCCTAGATGCCGCGCTCGAGACGGGGCGGCTGGGTGGCGTGGGGTTGGATGTGCTCGAAACCGAACCCCCGGCGGCCGACGACCCCCTTCTCCGCAGGGACAACGTGATCGTGACCCCACACGCAGCGTTCTACAGCGAGGAATCCGTGGCCGAGCTCCAGCGCAAGGCGGCGGAACAGGTCGTGGCGGTGCTGGCGGGTCAGGCGCCCCCGTACGCCGTGAACGCGGCGGCCCTCGCAGAGCGACGAGGCTAG
- a CDS encoding amidohydrolase family protein: MTTIDIHCHVLTPECEELVAPFFSPEVDPFFRYSGAASDAVNRSQVERLRPKFVDPQERLRDMDRMGVDVQAIAIAPPQYFYWTEPELGERLSRLHNDNLAGIVQRHPDRFRALGTLPLQDVDRAIIELDRLAGDLGFTGVEICTNVNGIDFDDARFVPFFQRVQELDLLLVVHPHGFTQGERFTEHYMINTVGMPLDSTVFLAHMIFGGVLERFGELKICVVHGGGYLPFYPARFDHAYEVRPETREHISRTPSTYLRQLHFDTMVYDPVQLGRLIEDFGADHVLMGTDYPFDMGEEDPVGLVGQVDGLTDEQRVLVTGGNAARLLRLER; this comes from the coding sequence GTGACGACGATCGATATCCACTGCCACGTGCTGACCCCCGAGTGTGAGGAGCTGGTGGCCCCGTTCTTCTCGCCCGAGGTGGACCCGTTCTTCCGCTATTCGGGTGCGGCGAGTGATGCCGTCAACCGGAGTCAGGTCGAACGCCTGCGACCCAAGTTCGTCGATCCGCAAGAGCGCCTGCGGGACATGGATCGCATGGGTGTCGATGTGCAGGCGATCGCGATCGCCCCTCCCCAGTACTTCTATTGGACCGAGCCCGAGCTGGGGGAGCGACTGTCCCGGCTGCACAACGACAATCTCGCCGGTATCGTCCAGCGGCATCCGGATCGGTTCCGCGCGCTGGGAACGCTGCCGCTGCAAGACGTCGACCGCGCGATCATCGAGCTCGACCGTCTGGCCGGCGATCTCGGATTCACGGGGGTCGAGATCTGCACGAACGTGAATGGCATCGACTTCGACGACGCCCGCTTCGTGCCCTTCTTCCAGCGTGTTCAAGAGCTCGATCTGCTGCTCGTCGTCCACCCACACGGCTTCACGCAGGGGGAGCGGTTCACGGAGCACTACATGATCAACACGGTGGGCATGCCGCTGGACTCGACGGTCTTCCTCGCCCACATGATCTTCGGGGGAGTGTTGGAGCGCTTCGGTGAGCTGAAGATCTGCGTCGTCCATGGGGGTGGGTACCTTCCGTTCTACCCGGCTCGGTTCGATCACGCCTACGAAGTGCGACCGGAGACCCGCGAACACATCTCCCGCACTCCGAGCACGTATCTGCGACAGCTGCACTTCGACACGATGGTTTACGACCCGGTGCAGCTGGGGCGGCTGATCGAGGACTTCGGGGCCGATCACGTCCTCATGGGCACCGACTATCCGTTCGACATGGGCGAGGAGGATCCGGTTGGGCTCGTCGGGCAGGTCGACGGGTTGACCGACGAACAGCGCGTCCTCGTGACCGGGGGGAACGCCGCCCGGCTGCTGCGCCTCGAACGATGA
- a CDS encoding PEP-utilizing enzyme, which yields MERLISLAEEPARQPGSVGAKAAGLARALEAGFPVLGGWVVPCAESAVAIRAGVEALDRSGPSAATLAISDGRLDPALDRDLGRVGSLLEGTLVVRSSTPLDEDGRWSGAFATYHDVDPEHLPVGVRGCWASAFTKDVIERSVAAGVAPDALRIGVLLQPWVRFDAGGTARLEPDGRVSIAATAAGPDTLVSGRRSGVLAEVSADGTVHMGAGLDGLTPRWAIEAGRLVRDLASTIDADAIEWGWADDGILLLQARRLPVPSASPAPSITTITSRAMPQGAERLAATVRRYPAPLGDELVIPWVYAALDVPEARAIPTPDPVAALAEARSLADGLTGQVWRSPPHVAFRAAEARARSLLGAEPEAWPASLSERCDPPHPGTVRRILGLVEGIGEALEQTGVLPDARLVWRLSVRELERAAREGSRPPIRRGPDRWEPFVVDVVRWAGAASEGTAVCPGIGAGIVSVVDGSVSATPGPRAVLAVSQPLPQLAPLLWNSAGLVAASGSPGAHLFEVARSLGVPAVVGVHLAGLDGALATVDGCNGIVTVTDPARSSTRIGGVGA from the coding sequence GTGGAGCGGCTCATCTCGCTCGCCGAGGAGCCGGCTCGTCAACCCGGGTCCGTCGGAGCCAAGGCCGCGGGGCTGGCGCGTGCCCTCGAGGCCGGGTTCCCGGTGCTCGGGGGGTGGGTGGTTCCGTGCGCCGAGTCGGCGGTTGCGATCCGCGCCGGCGTGGAGGCCCTCGACCGTTCGGGACCGTCGGCCGCGACCCTGGCGATCTCCGACGGACGGCTCGATCCGGCGCTCGATCGCGACCTCGGTCGCGTCGGTTCCCTCCTCGAGGGGACCCTCGTGGTGCGATCGTCCACGCCGCTGGACGAGGACGGCCGGTGGTCGGGGGCTTTCGCGACCTACCACGACGTCGACCCCGAGCATCTTCCGGTGGGTGTGCGAGGGTGCTGGGCCTCGGCGTTCACCAAGGATGTGATCGAGCGCTCGGTCGCGGCGGGCGTGGCTCCGGATGCTCTTCGGATCGGTGTGCTCCTGCAGCCCTGGGTGCGATTCGACGCGGGCGGTACCGCTCGGTTGGAACCCGACGGCCGGGTGTCGATCGCCGCGACCGCCGCGGGTCCGGACACGCTCGTGAGCGGGCGGCGATCCGGGGTCCTGGCGGAGGTGTCGGCGGACGGCACGGTCCACATGGGTGCCGGCCTGGACGGACTGACGCCGCGTTGGGCGATCGAGGCCGGGCGGCTCGTACGAGATCTGGCGTCGACGATCGACGCCGACGCGATCGAGTGGGGGTGGGCGGATGACGGGATCCTTCTGTTGCAAGCCCGGCGGCTGCCCGTGCCGTCGGCTTCGCCCGCCCCCTCGATCACGACCATCACGTCCCGTGCGATGCCGCAGGGCGCCGAGCGACTGGCTGCGACGGTCCGGCGCTATCCCGCGCCGTTAGGCGACGAGCTCGTGATCCCGTGGGTGTACGCGGCACTCGATGTGCCCGAGGCGAGGGCGATCCCTACGCCCGATCCGGTCGCCGCGCTCGCCGAGGCGCGATCGCTCGCCGATGGCCTGACGGGGCAGGTCTGGCGATCGCCACCTCATGTCGCCTTCCGCGCCGCCGAGGCGCGGGCTCGGTCTCTGCTCGGGGCGGAGCCGGAGGCGTGGCCTGCGTCGCTCTCGGAGCGATGTGATCCTCCACATCCCGGAACCGTTCGCCGCATCCTGGGACTGGTGGAAGGGATCGGGGAGGCGCTGGAGCAGACGGGTGTGCTGCCCGACGCCCGACTGGTCTGGCGCCTCTCGGTCCGAGAGCTCGAGCGGGCGGCGCGCGAGGGGTCGCGACCACCGATCCGGCGCGGGCCCGACCGCTGGGAACCCTTCGTGGTTGATGTCGTGCGCTGGGCCGGCGCCGCTTCCGAGGGCACGGCAGTGTGTCCCGGGATCGGTGCGGGCATCGTGTCGGTGGTCGACGGAAGCGTTTCGGCAACCCCGGGTCCGCGGGCGGTGCTCGCCGTGTCGCAGCCCCTGCCGCAGCTCGCGCCGCTGCTGTGGAACAGCGCGGGATTGGTGGCGGCCTCGGGGAGCCCTGGAGCGCACCTGTTCGAAGTCGCTCGATCGCTCGGCGTGCCCGCGGTGGTCGGCGTTCATCTAGCCGGCCTCGATGGCGCTCTCGCGACGGTCGACGGATGCAACGGTATCGTCACCGTGACTGATCCGGCTCGCTCCTCGACACGGATCGGGGGAGTCGGAGCGTGA
- a CDS encoding Xaa-Pro peptidase family protein, whose amino-acid sequence MKEAFGYANIEWKRGINWDAVRAYRLERARDAMKRHGLGAMLMMYDENIRYVTSTLTPGWNKLKPGLRYAVLVDGREPILYEQGDIGIHIKEHSPWIPPQNVRHSFAWIKGAAGPASMMQVEKFTEALAGDLEDAGVKDRPLGVDFIDLTMMKTFERAGITWTDGMTPMMEARAIKSPDEQNCSRIVGSMCDALHYEMTQFIRPGLTENQVAAHGFEFLYNYPGVEDVEDIIVSSGPNAWPNWRNFSDRIIRPGELVIIDVAALTWNGFKSCVYRTYCVGGKPTDEMRSYYDTALKWLRDSIDAVAPGVSTRDIASKWPSAMETWGYADEDEAAANLWGHGLGLAQYDQPVISRIWSLDHPIEIKPGMVFALETQHGKVHEFGVRLEEMLVVTETGHELITSFPIDEITVVD is encoded by the coding sequence ATGAAGGAAGCGTTCGGCTACGCGAACATCGAATGGAAACGGGGCATCAACTGGGATGCGGTGCGTGCGTACCGTCTGGAGCGCGCACGCGACGCGATGAAGCGTCATGGGCTGGGCGCGATGCTGATGATGTACGACGAGAACATCCGCTACGTCACGTCCACGTTGACGCCGGGATGGAACAAGCTCAAGCCCGGCCTGCGCTACGCGGTGCTCGTCGACGGCCGAGAGCCGATCCTGTACGAGCAGGGTGACATCGGCATCCACATCAAGGAGCACTCGCCCTGGATCCCACCTCAGAACGTGCGGCACTCGTTCGCATGGATCAAGGGTGCGGCCGGACCCGCCTCGATGATGCAGGTGGAGAAGTTCACCGAGGCGCTGGCGGGAGACCTAGAGGACGCGGGTGTGAAAGACCGGCCGCTCGGGGTCGACTTCATCGACCTCACGATGATGAAGACGTTCGAGCGCGCGGGCATCACCTGGACCGACGGGATGACGCCGATGATGGAGGCTCGCGCGATCAAGAGTCCGGACGAACAGAACTGCTCGCGGATCGTGGGCTCGATGTGCGACGCGCTCCACTACGAGATGACCCAGTTCATCCGTCCGGGCCTCACCGAGAACCAGGTGGCCGCTCACGGGTTCGAGTTCCTCTACAACTACCCGGGAGTCGAAGATGTCGAGGACATCATCGTGTCGTCGGGTCCGAACGCCTGGCCGAACTGGCGGAACTTCTCCGACCGCATCATCCGGCCCGGGGAGCTGGTGATCATCGACGTCGCGGCGCTGACCTGGAACGGTTTCAAGTCGTGCGTCTACCGGACCTACTGCGTCGGCGGCAAGCCCACCGACGAGATGCGCTCCTACTACGACACGGCTCTGAAGTGGCTCCGCGACTCGATCGATGCCGTCGCGCCCGGAGTCAGCACGCGCGACATCGCCTCGAAGTGGCCGTCGGCCATGGAGACCTGGGGGTACGCGGACGAGGACGAAGCCGCCGCGAACCTGTGGGGTCACGGTCTCGGACTCGCGCAGTACGACCAGCCGGTGATCTCGCGGATCTGGTCGCTCGATCACCCGATCGAGATCAAGCCGGGGATGGTCTTCGCACTGGAGACCCAGCACGGCAAGGTGCACGAGTTCGGCGTCCGGCTCGAGGAGATGCTCGTCGTCACCGAGACCGGTCACGAGCTCATCACCTCGTTCCCGATCGACGAGATCACGGTGGTCGACTAG
- a CDS encoding pyruvate carboxyltransferase, translated as MAEQPWKTDRWFTSPWNFMPEIRDTMDLPATVQVHDVTLRDGEQQAGVVFTKDEKLRIAEALAEAGVPRIEAGLPAVSPADDAAVREMVKMGLPSKVYAFSRCMVDDVKRAADCGVDGVVMEIPSSHHLIEMAYRWPVERAIDASIEATSLAHELGLTVSFFPIDATRAGLVEYLDLLERVATDGHVDAVGLVDTFGVLSPHGVQLFVRKTRDRLGVPLETHFHMDFGLGVANTLIAVAEGVEVIQTTVTGIGERAGNTPMEETVLALLTMYGMETGISTERFFDLSKLVMEIAGVSQPSNRPVVGERLYNVESGIITTWVRNVGDELTESFPYRPELVGQPDPVLVLGKGSGLDSVAAGLDRLGLKATDEQMQEILDEVKARSLETKGLVDDDAFTAIVDGVTS; from the coding sequence ATGGCCGAGCAGCCGTGGAAGACCGATCGTTGGTTCACCAGTCCGTGGAACTTCATGCCGGAGATCCGCGACACGATGGACCTTCCTGCCACGGTGCAGGTCCACGACGTCACCCTCCGCGACGGCGAGCAACAGGCCGGAGTCGTCTTCACGAAAGACGAGAAGCTGCGGATCGCCGAGGCGCTGGCCGAGGCCGGGGTCCCGCGGATCGAAGCCGGCCTGCCGGCCGTGTCTCCGGCCGACGACGCCGCGGTGCGCGAGATGGTGAAGATGGGCCTGCCGTCGAAGGTCTACGCGTTCTCCCGCTGCATGGTCGACGACGTGAAGCGTGCAGCGGACTGCGGGGTCGACGGGGTCGTGATGGAGATCCCCTCGAGCCACCACCTGATCGAGATGGCCTACCGCTGGCCGGTCGAGCGCGCGATCGACGCGTCGATCGAGGCGACGAGCCTCGCACACGAACTCGGACTGACCGTGTCCTTCTTCCCGATCGACGCGACGCGCGCGGGACTGGTCGAGTACCTCGACCTCCTGGAGCGGGTGGCCACCGACGGGCACGTCGATGCGGTCGGACTCGTGGACACGTTCGGCGTGTTGTCCCCGCACGGCGTCCAACTCTTCGTGCGCAAGACGCGCGATCGTCTCGGGGTCCCGCTGGAGACCCACTTCCACATGGACTTCGGACTCGGGGTCGCGAACACCCTGATCGCGGTGGCCGAAGGCGTGGAGGTGATCCAGACGACGGTCACGGGGATCGGCGAACGCGCCGGGAACACCCCGATGGAGGAGACCGTGCTCGCGCTGCTGACGATGTACGGGATGGAGACCGGGATCTCCACGGAACGGTTCTTCGACCTGTCGAAGCTCGTGATGGAGATCGCGGGCGTTTCGCAGCCCTCGAATCGGCCCGTGGTCGGGGAGCGCCTCTACAACGTCGAGTCGGGGATCATCACGACATGGGTCCGCAACGTCGGCGACGAACTCACCGAGTCGTTCCCGTATCGGCCCGAGCTGGTCGGTCAGCCCGACCCGGTGCTCGTGCTCGGCAAAGGTTCGGGTCTGGACTCGGTCGCGGCCGGACTTGACCGTCTCGGCCTCAAGGCGACGGACGAGCAGATGCAGGAGATCCTGGACGAGGTCAAGGCACGTTCGCTCGAGACCAAGGGGCTCGTCGACGACGATGCCTTCACCGCGATCGTCGACGGGGTCACCTCCTGA